From the genome of Bordetella sp. H567, one region includes:
- a CDS encoding chemotaxis response regulator protein-glutamate methylesterase, with protein sequence MKIGIVNDKPAAVEVIRQALAGDPDLQVAWVASDGAEAVQRCAAARPDIVLMELAMPVMDGSEATRRIMADTPCAIIIVATDVERHTACVFNAMGHGALDAIEIPALADQDPRAAAAPLLRKIRNAGWLIGAYDRQRPATRIPAEPAPPGQGQLVAIGASAGGPPSLAVLLKALPAGFPAGIVLVQHVDATFAQDMARWLDEQIDMPVRLALAGDRPQPRTVLLAGTNDHLVLMRDGTLNYTKHPVEGLYRPSIDVFFNSVARHWRGDAAGVLLTGMGRDGALGLKAMRDSGFFTIAQDRATSAVYGMPKAAAELGAAMEITPLPQIADSLSARFARKPA encoded by the coding sequence GTGAAAATAGGCATCGTCAACGACAAACCGGCGGCGGTGGAAGTGATCCGGCAGGCGCTGGCCGGCGACCCCGACCTGCAGGTTGCCTGGGTGGCGTCCGATGGCGCCGAGGCCGTGCAGCGATGCGCGGCGGCGCGGCCCGACATCGTCCTGATGGAGCTGGCGATGCCCGTCATGGACGGCAGCGAAGCGACGCGCCGCATCATGGCCGATACGCCCTGCGCCATCATCATCGTCGCCACCGACGTCGAGCGCCACACGGCCTGCGTCTTCAATGCCATGGGCCATGGCGCCCTGGACGCGATCGAAATCCCGGCCCTGGCCGACCAGGACCCGCGCGCAGCAGCGGCGCCGCTGCTGCGCAAGATCCGCAACGCGGGATGGCTGATCGGCGCCTACGATCGCCAGCGTCCGGCCACGCGCATACCCGCCGAACCGGCGCCCCCAGGGCAGGGGCAGTTGGTGGCCATAGGCGCCAGCGCGGGCGGGCCGCCTTCGCTGGCCGTGCTGCTGAAGGCGCTGCCCGCCGGTTTTCCCGCCGGGATCGTGCTCGTGCAGCACGTGGACGCCACCTTCGCGCAGGACATGGCGCGCTGGCTGGACGAACAGATCGACATGCCGGTGCGCCTGGCGCTGGCGGGCGACAGGCCGCAGCCCCGTACGGTGCTGCTCGCGGGTACCAACGACCATCTGGTGCTGATGCGCGATGGCACCTTGAACTACACCAAGCACCCCGTGGAAGGCCTGTACCGCCCGTCCATCGACGTCTTCTTCAACAGCGTAGCGCGCCACTGGCGCGGCGACGCCGCGGGGGTACTATTGACCGGCATGGGCAGGGACGGCGCGTTGGGCCTGAAGGCCATGCGCGACAGCGGCTTTTTCACCATCGCCCAGGACCGCGCCACCAGCGCCGTCTACGGCATGCCCAAGGCCGCGGCGGAACTCGGGGCCGCCATGGAAATCACGCCATTGCCCCAGATCGCCGACAGCCTCTCGGCCCGTTTCGCGCGCAAGCCGGCCTGA
- a CDS encoding response regulator: MEPVIDYVAGLDNKPQNAMVLLVDDQIMVGEAVRRALAGEPNIDFHFCPDAQEALNVATQTRPTVILQDLVLPGVDGLTLVRAYRANPATRDIPIIVLSSKEDAQVKSAAFSAGANDYLVKLPDTIELVARIRYHSRSYLAMQQRDEAYQALRQSQQQLMEINLELRRLTNSDGLTGLSNRRYFDSYLSAEWKRAMREQTEISMLMIDVDHFKSYNDAYGHMAGDEVLKKVAHTIASCCDRSTDLSARFGGEEFTVVLPGTPLSGARQVAEKIRRSIEGLHIPHRDSVTSEWLTVSVGIATLVPDRPDRYTQIIDAADRGLYNAKRQGRNRVMARSDA, encoded by the coding sequence ATGGAACCTGTCATCGACTACGTGGCCGGCCTCGACAATAAACCCCAAAACGCGATGGTCCTGCTGGTGGACGACCAGATCATGGTGGGCGAAGCCGTGCGCCGCGCGCTGGCCGGCGAACCGAACATCGATTTCCATTTCTGCCCGGACGCGCAGGAAGCGCTGAACGTCGCCACCCAGACGCGCCCTACCGTCATCCTGCAGGACCTGGTGCTGCCCGGCGTCGACGGCCTGACGCTGGTGCGTGCCTACCGGGCGAATCCCGCGACGCGTGACATCCCCATCATCGTGCTGTCTTCCAAGGAAGACGCGCAGGTCAAGAGCGCGGCCTTCAGCGCGGGCGCCAACGATTACCTGGTCAAGCTGCCGGACACCATCGAACTGGTGGCGCGCATCCGCTACCACTCGCGTTCCTACCTGGCGATGCAGCAGCGCGACGAGGCTTACCAGGCCCTGCGGCAGAGCCAGCAGCAGCTGATGGAAATCAACCTGGAACTGCGCCGCCTGACGAATTCCGACGGCCTGACGGGCCTGTCCAACCGGCGCTATTTCGACAGCTACCTGAGCGCGGAATGGAAACGGGCGATGCGCGAGCAAACCGAGATCAGCATGCTGATGATCGACGTCGACCACTTCAAGAGCTACAACGACGCCTATGGCCACATGGCGGGCGACGAGGTGCTGAAGAAGGTGGCGCACACCATCGCCAGCTGCTGCGACCGCTCCACGGACCTGTCGGCGCGCTTCGGCGGCGAGGAATTCACCGTGGTGCTGCCCGGCACGCCGCTGTCCGGCGCGCGCCAGGTGGCGGAGAAAATCCGCCGCTCCATCGAAGGCCTGCATATCCCGCACCGGGATTCGGTCACGTCGGAATGGCTGACCGTCAGCGTCGGCATCGCCACCCTGGTGCCCGACCGGCCGGACCGCTACACGCAGATCATCGATGCGGCCGACCGCGGCCTGTACAACGCCAAGCGCCAGGGACGCAACCGCGTGATGGCCCGCTCGGACGCGTGA
- a CDS encoding GntR family transcriptional regulator, with the protein MAVARKRADGGVAALPLPPDTHGPVNQRIYRMLREAIVKGIFPPGSPLSEKDLSERLGVSRQPVREAFIKLGEAGLVQVRPQRGTFVMKISPKRVEDGRFIREAVEVAVAGRAAQRVTALQLRAMEELLERQRQAARDNDTAAFLDLDDAFHQAIAGAAECPAVWQTIENIKANMDRVRYLSLAEVSPLEMLIDQHQAIFQALRDGDPQAAQAAMGHHLRELTMSFEPIRARSPDWFGAEDD; encoded by the coding sequence ATGGCGGTGGCGCGCAAGAGAGCGGACGGCGGGGTGGCGGCGCTGCCGCTGCCCCCGGATACGCATGGGCCGGTGAACCAGCGGATATACCGCATGCTGCGCGAGGCCATCGTCAAGGGCATCTTTCCGCCGGGATCGCCGCTCTCTGAAAAGGACCTGTCCGAGCGCCTCGGGGTGTCGCGCCAGCCGGTGCGCGAAGCCTTCATCAAGCTGGGCGAGGCGGGCCTCGTCCAGGTGCGGCCGCAGCGTGGCACCTTCGTGATGAAGATCTCGCCCAAGCGCGTGGAAGACGGCCGCTTCATTCGCGAAGCCGTCGAGGTCGCGGTGGCCGGGCGCGCCGCGCAGCGCGTCACGGCCTTGCAGTTGCGGGCCATGGAGGAATTGCTGGAGCGCCAGCGCCAGGCCGCGCGCGACAACGATACCGCCGCCTTCCTGGACCTGGACGATGCCTTTCACCAGGCGATCGCTGGGGCGGCGGAGTGCCCCGCGGTATGGCAGACGATCGAGAACATCAAGGCCAATATGGACCGGGTGCGCTACCTGAGCCTGGCCGAAGTGTCGCCGCTGGAGATGCTGATCGACCAGCACCAGGCGATCTTCCAGGCGCTGCGCGACGGCGACCCGCAGGCCGCGCAGGCCGCCATGGGCCACCACCTGCGGGAATTGACGATGTCCTTCGAACCCATACGGGCGCGCAGCCCCGACTGGTTCGGTGCCGAGGACGATTGA
- a CDS encoding MFS transporter: MSTLTSEARAVGQGERPEGMLRRAAVASTIGTAAEYYDFFVYATAAVLFFGKLFFPSSDPMVGTVAAFATYAVGFLARPIGGIVFGHFGDKLGRKKALVVTILIVGLGTFVIGLMPTYARIGFWAPLALVLIRILQGFGVGGEQAGAVLMTAEYAPRARRGFYASWVQLGAPAGFLIPAGLFALLTSTLSESQLLDWGWRIPFLLSLVLVIIGLYVRLRIDESPVFDEIRKTKAVESRPVAEVLRSYPGIITKGVFAKLVEACAFAMYSTIVLAYGKANHLNDAWLLQGILLAVGLELFTIPVAGLLSDRFGRRPVYMAGALVQIVMVVPFFLMLNSGDRLLTHLAMILVLSVGHALCYAPQASMFPEMFPTRVRCSGIALIWQIGALIGSGILGLVAVKIIQASGGHYGGLAAYMLALGIASLLALRLLPETAPARRGGTDLNDWGHR, translated from the coding sequence ATGAGCACCCTTACCAGCGAAGCCCGCGCCGTGGGCCAAGGCGAGCGCCCCGAAGGCATGCTGCGGCGGGCCGCCGTGGCCTCGACCATCGGCACCGCCGCCGAATACTACGATTTCTTCGTCTATGCCACCGCGGCCGTGCTGTTCTTCGGCAAGCTGTTCTTTCCCAGCTCCGATCCCATGGTCGGCACCGTGGCGGCATTCGCCACCTACGCGGTCGGCTTCCTGGCACGGCCCATCGGCGGCATCGTGTTCGGCCACTTCGGCGACAAGCTGGGCCGCAAGAAGGCCCTGGTGGTGACCATCCTGATCGTGGGCCTGGGCACTTTCGTCATCGGCCTGATGCCGACCTATGCGCGCATCGGCTTCTGGGCGCCGCTGGCGCTGGTATTGATCCGCATCCTGCAGGGCTTCGGGGTGGGGGGTGAACAGGCGGGCGCGGTGCTCATGACCGCGGAGTACGCGCCGCGCGCGCGCCGCGGCTTCTACGCCAGCTGGGTGCAACTGGGCGCCCCCGCGGGCTTCCTGATCCCGGCCGGCCTGTTCGCGCTGCTGACGTCCACGCTCAGCGAATCGCAGTTGCTGGACTGGGGCTGGCGCATTCCCTTCCTGTTGAGCCTGGTGCTGGTGATCATCGGCCTGTACGTGCGGCTGCGGATCGACGAATCGCCGGTCTTCGACGAAATCCGCAAGACCAAGGCGGTGGAATCGCGGCCGGTGGCCGAGGTACTGCGCAGCTATCCCGGCATCATCACCAAGGGCGTATTCGCCAAGCTGGTGGAAGCCTGCGCCTTCGCGATGTACAGCACCATCGTGCTGGCCTACGGCAAGGCTAACCACCTGAACGACGCCTGGCTGCTGCAAGGCATCCTGCTGGCCGTGGGGCTGGAGCTGTTCACCATTCCCGTCGCCGGCCTGCTGTCCGACCGTTTCGGCCGCCGTCCCGTCTACATGGCGGGCGCGCTGGTGCAGATCGTCATGGTGGTGCCGTTCTTCCTGATGCTGAACAGCGGCGATCGCCTGTTGACGCACCTGGCCATGATCCTGGTCCTGTCGGTGGGCCATGCGCTGTGCTATGCGCCGCAGGCCTCCATGTTCCCCGAAATGTTCCCCACCCGCGTGCGCTGCAGCGGCATCGCGCTGATCTGGCAGATCGGAGCGCTGATCGGCAGCGGCATACTGGGGCTGGTCGCGGTGAAAATCATCCAGGCCAGCGGTGGCCATTATGGGGGGCTGGCGGCCTATATGCTGGCGCTGGGTATCGCATCGCTGCTGGCGCTGCGCCTGCTGCCCGAGACCGCGCCGGCACGGCGCGGCGGTACCGACCTGAACGATTGGGGCCATCGTTAG
- the manD gene encoding D-mannonate dehydratase ManD, whose amino-acid sequence MKITHAEVIVTCPGRNFVTLKLVTDQGVHGVGDATLNGRELAVASYLKDHVCPVLIGRDPRNIEDTWQYLYKGAYWRRGPVTMSAIAAVDMALWDIKAKMAGMPLYQLLGGASRERVMVYGHATGRDLEEALDKYAEHVDQGYQAIRIQCGVPGMKSVYGVTKHGGAYEPATKGWPEEQSWSSEKYLDFIPRLFEAVRDRFGFDTHLLHDVHHRLTPIEAARLGKSVEPYRLFWMEDPTPAENQEAFRLIRRHTVTPIAVGEVFNSIWDCKQLIEEQLIDYIRATLTHAGGITHLRRIADFAALYQVRTGCHGPSDLSPVCMGAALHFDLWVPNFGVQEYMGYPPEALDVFPHAWEFSKGGMHPGDAPGLGVDIDEKLAARYPYDPAYLPVARLDDGTLWNW is encoded by the coding sequence ATGAAAATTACCCATGCCGAGGTCATCGTCACCTGTCCCGGCCGCAACTTCGTCACCTTGAAGCTGGTCACGGACCAGGGCGTGCATGGCGTGGGCGACGCCACGCTGAACGGCCGCGAGCTTGCCGTGGCGTCCTACCTGAAGGACCACGTCTGCCCTGTGTTGATCGGTCGCGATCCGCGCAATATCGAAGATACCTGGCAATACCTGTACAAGGGCGCCTACTGGCGCCGCGGGCCGGTCACCATGTCGGCGATTGCCGCGGTCGATATGGCGCTATGGGATATCAAGGCGAAGATGGCCGGCATGCCCCTGTACCAGCTGCTGGGCGGGGCATCGCGCGAGCGCGTGATGGTGTACGGCCATGCGACCGGCCGCGATCTGGAAGAAGCGCTGGACAAGTACGCCGAGCACGTGGACCAGGGCTACCAGGCCATACGGATCCAGTGCGGCGTGCCGGGCATGAAATCCGTCTACGGGGTCACCAAGCACGGCGGCGCCTACGAGCCCGCCACCAAGGGCTGGCCCGAGGAACAGTCCTGGTCCAGCGAAAAATACCTGGATTTCATTCCCCGGCTGTTCGAGGCGGTGCGCGACCGTTTCGGCTTCGATACCCACCTGCTGCACGATGTGCACCACCGCCTGACGCCGATCGAGGCCGCCCGGCTGGGGAAATCGGTGGAACCCTATCGCCTGTTCTGGATGGAAGACCCCACGCCGGCCGAGAACCAGGAGGCCTTCCGCCTGATTCGCCGGCATACCGTCACGCCCATCGCGGTCGGCGAGGTGTTCAACAGTATCTGGGACTGCAAGCAGCTGATCGAAGAACAGCTCATCGATTACATCCGCGCGACGCTGACCCACGCGGGCGGCATCACCCACCTGCGCCGCATCGCCGATTTCGCCGCGTTGTACCAGGTCCGCACGGGCTGCCACGGCCCGTCCGACCTGTCTCCGGTCTGCATGGGCGCCGCGCTGCATTTCGACCTGTGGGTGCCCAACTTCGGCGTGCAGGAGTACATGGGCTACCCGCCGGAGGCGCTGGATGTGTTCCCCCATGCCTGGGAATTCAGCAAGGGCGGCATGCATCCCGGCGACGCCCCCGGATTGGGCGTGGACATCGACGAGAAGCTTGCCGCCAGGTACCCGTACGACCCGGCCTATCTGCCGGTGGCCCGCCTGGACGACGGCACCTTGTGGAATTGGTAG
- a CDS encoding mannitol dehydrogenase family protein: protein MNAALPRLAPDRLPSLGAYLPALPWTQPRVGIVHLGLGNFHRAHQAMYTEDAMLAAGGDWGICGVSLRRPDTRDALAPQDCLYSVLVRDASGQRVRVVRALRRILVATEDTDAVLAALRDPGVRIVTLTVTEKGYCLDPRTGGLDLGHPLIVHDLADPAHPQSVPGYLAAALRARREHPFTVLSCDNLAHNGAALRRVVVDYARVLDPELADWIARAVAFPSTMVDRIVPATTDADRQAAAEALGCVDAWPVPAESFRQWVIEDRFPAGRPAWEQAGALLVDDVTPYETAKLRMLNGIHSTLAYLALLADIETVDHAAGQPDLRALLHRMMTDDIAPTLTVPPSFDRARYRDELLARFANPALKHRCIQIAMDGSQKLPPRLLGTISDRLRDGQAVDRLALGIAAWMRFLSGRSEGGAALELNDPMAARLRALAAPGAHDPVAGLLGLHEIFPPTLAEDVRFAGAVRRAYDALGRQGALATARRYAAL from the coding sequence ATGAACGCCGCCCTTCCCCGTCTGGCACCGGACCGCCTGCCCAGCCTGGGCGCCTACCTGCCTGCCCTGCCCTGGACGCAGCCGCGCGTGGGCATCGTCCACCTGGGCCTGGGCAATTTCCATCGTGCACACCAGGCGATGTACACCGAGGACGCCATGCTGGCCGCCGGCGGCGACTGGGGCATCTGCGGCGTATCCCTGCGCCGGCCCGATACGCGCGACGCGCTGGCGCCGCAGGACTGCCTGTACAGCGTGCTGGTGCGCGACGCGAGCGGCCAGCGGGTGCGCGTCGTGCGCGCGCTGCGGCGTATCCTGGTGGCAACGGAAGACACGGACGCGGTGCTGGCCGCCTTGCGCGATCCCGGCGTGCGTATCGTGACGCTGACGGTGACGGAAAAAGGCTATTGCCTGGATCCCCGGACGGGCGGACTGGACCTGGGCCATCCCCTGATCGTCCATGACCTGGCGGACCCGGCGCATCCGCAAAGCGTGCCGGGCTACCTGGCGGCGGCCCTGCGGGCGCGGCGCGAGCACCCCTTCACGGTACTGTCCTGCGACAACCTGGCGCACAACGGCGCGGCCCTGCGCCGCGTGGTGGTCGACTACGCACGGGTGCTGGACCCGGAGCTGGCGGACTGGATCGCGCGCGCCGTGGCCTTCCCCTCGACCATGGTGGACCGCATCGTGCCCGCCACGACGGATGCCGACCGCCAGGCGGCCGCCGAGGCGCTGGGCTGCGTCGACGCCTGGCCCGTACCGGCGGAAAGCTTCCGGCAATGGGTCATCGAAGACCGCTTCCCCGCCGGACGTCCGGCCTGGGAACAGGCCGGCGCGCTACTGGTGGACGATGTCACGCCCTACGAGACGGCGAAGCTGCGCATGCTGAACGGCATCCATTCCACCTTGGCCTACCTGGCGCTGCTGGCCGACATCGAGACGGTCGACCACGCCGCCGGCCAGCCCGACCTGCGGGCGCTGCTGCATCGGATGATGACGGACGACATCGCGCCGACCCTGACGGTGCCCCCCAGTTTCGACAGGGCCCGCTATCGAGACGAGCTGCTGGCGCGTTTCGCCAACCCGGCGCTGAAGCACCGCTGCATCCAGATCGCCATGGACGGCAGCCAGAAGCTGCCCCCGCGCCTGTTGGGCACGATCTCGGATCGCCTGCGCGACGGCCAGGCGGTGGACCGGCTGGCGCTGGGCATCGCGGCCTGGATGCGCTTCCTGTCGGGCCGGTCGGAAGGCGGCGCGGCGCTGGAGCTCAACGACCCGATGGCGGCGCGCCTGCGCGCGCTGGCCGCGCCCGGCGCGCACGATCCGGTCGCGGGCTTGCTCGGGCTGCACGAGATTTTCCCGCCGACATTGGCCGAGGACGTCCGCTTCGCGGGCGCGGTGCGGCGTGCGTACGATGCGCTGGGGCGCCAGGGCGCGCTGGCCACGGCGCGCCGCTACGCGGCGTTGTAG
- a CDS encoding cyanophycin metabolism-associated DUF1854 family protein: MTTSSPKPDFALQRNAHGRLVYLGPDGASVDGVVPVRAFPISAPDGGCSLVDPSGHEVAWIDRVDDLPPSMRTLVQEALSAREFMPRIQRIVAVSGYATPCTWNVQTDRGATSFVLRGEEDIRRLGGQALLIADSHGIHYLVGDMRALDKHSRKLLDRFL; this comes from the coding sequence ATGACGACCTCGTCGCCGAAACCTGATTTCGCCCTGCAGCGCAACGCCCACGGCAGGCTGGTGTACCTGGGGCCGGACGGCGCGAGCGTCGACGGCGTCGTGCCGGTGCGTGCCTTTCCGATATCGGCGCCGGACGGCGGCTGTTCCCTGGTGGACCCGTCCGGCCACGAGGTGGCCTGGATCGACCGGGTGGACGACCTGCCGCCGTCCATGCGCACGCTGGTGCAGGAAGCGCTGAGCGCGCGCGAATTCATGCCACGCATCCAGCGCATCGTTGCCGTGTCCGGCTATGCGACGCCCTGCACCTGGAATGTCCAGACCGATCGTGGCGCGACGTCCTTCGTGCTGCGTGGCGAGGAAGATATCCGGCGGCTCGGTGGCCAGGCGCTGTTGATCGCCGACAGCCACGGCATCCATTACCTGGTCGGCGACATGCGCGCGCTGGACAAGCACAGCCGCAAGCTGCTGGACCGCTTTTTATAG
- a CDS encoding cyanophycin metabolism-associated ABC transporter translates to MKKPVLDFVPDAAALPGDWHADMVAQLGEGEILLAWLALDLDAALKFRNGLVFVTDRAIVAREPGDDQWRRWPYEASESVTVSDHAGAGALELHGPEARLAVWRYTLGRNPAALRLRDAYMRQRDALRGLSSPGASSDRQCATCLEPLTAEQDVCPACNPPTPEPPATWALLRLWRFAVPYQLPLIIGFVLTLLATAATLVAPYLTMPLMDEVLIPFQNGAPIDHGRVVMYLSGLFASALLAWGLGWGRTYILAWVSERIGADLRTTTYEHMHHLSLAYFGGKRTGDLIARIGSETDRICIFLSLHLLDFATDVLMIVMTAAILISINPWLALVTLVPLPFIGWMIHAVRDHLRHGFEKVDRVWSEITNVLADTIPGIRVVKAFAQEKREVRRFREANQRNLDVNDRVNTIWALFSPTVTLLTEIGLLVVWIYGIWQVSRHEITVGVLAAFLAYIGRFYTRLDSMSRIVSVTQKAAAGAKRIFDILDHVSSVPEPRNPVPVGRLRGRIELRDVGFRYGNRSVMHGLDLSIEPGTMVGLVGHSGSGKSTLINLICRFYDVTEGAILVDGIDIRTMSIAQYRRNIGLVLQEPFLFFGTIAENIAYGKPEATREEIVAAARAAHAHEFILRLPHGYDSLVGERGQALSGGERQRISIARALLIDPRILILDEATSSVDTATEKEIQKALDNLVRGRTTIAIAHRLSTLRKADRLVVLDRGRIVEQGNHEQLMAAGGAYHALYQAQARQAEADAEARSSEEDDDDDLVAET, encoded by the coding sequence ATGAAGAAACCCGTTTTAGACTTCGTCCCGGACGCAGCTGCCCTGCCAGGTGACTGGCACGCCGACATGGTCGCCCAGCTGGGTGAGGGCGAGATATTGCTCGCCTGGTTGGCGCTAGACCTCGATGCGGCACTGAAGTTCCGCAACGGCCTGGTTTTCGTGACCGACCGGGCGATCGTCGCCCGCGAGCCGGGCGACGACCAATGGCGCCGCTGGCCTTACGAAGCGAGTGAAAGCGTAACGGTTTCCGACCACGCCGGCGCCGGGGCGCTGGAATTGCATGGGCCCGAGGCGCGATTGGCCGTATGGCGCTACACGCTGGGGCGGAATCCGGCCGCGCTGCGGCTGCGCGACGCCTATATGCGCCAGCGCGACGCCCTGCGCGGCCTGTCCAGCCCGGGCGCATCCTCGGACCGCCAGTGCGCCACCTGTCTTGAGCCGCTTACCGCAGAGCAGGACGTCTGCCCCGCCTGCAATCCGCCGACGCCCGAACCGCCCGCCACCTGGGCCTTGCTGCGCCTGTGGCGCTTCGCCGTTCCCTACCAGCTGCCGCTGATCATCGGCTTCGTGCTGACCCTGCTGGCGACCGCCGCGACGCTGGTCGCGCCGTACCTGACCATGCCCTTGATGGACGAGGTGCTGATTCCCTTCCAGAACGGCGCGCCCATCGACCATGGCCGCGTGGTGATGTACCTGTCGGGCCTGTTCGCCTCGGCGCTGCTGGCCTGGGGCCTAGGTTGGGGCCGCACGTATATCCTGGCGTGGGTCAGCGAACGCATCGGCGCGGACCTGCGCACGACCACCTACGAGCACATGCATCACCTGTCGCTGGCCTATTTCGGCGGCAAGCGCACGGGAGACCTGATCGCGCGCATCGGCAGCGAGACCGACCGCATCTGCATCTTCCTGTCGCTGCACCTGCTGGACTTCGCGACCGACGTGCTGATGATCGTGATGACGGCGGCGATCCTGATTTCCATCAATCCCTGGCTGGCGCTGGTGACGCTGGTGCCCCTGCCGTTCATCGGCTGGATGATCCACGCGGTGCGCGACCACCTGCGCCATGGCTTCGAGAAAGTGGACCGGGTGTGGTCGGAAATCACCAACGTGCTCGCCGACACGATCCCCGGCATACGCGTGGTCAAGGCCTTCGCCCAGGAAAAGCGCGAAGTGCGCCGCTTCCGCGAGGCCAACCAGCGCAACCTGGACGTCAACGATCGGGTCAATACCATCTGGGCGCTGTTTTCGCCGACCGTGACGCTGCTGACCGAGATCGGCCTGCTGGTGGTGTGGATCTACGGTATCTGGCAGGTGTCGCGGCACGAGATCACGGTGGGCGTGCTGGCGGCCTTCCTGGCCTATATCGGCCGCTTCTATACGCGCCTGGATTCGATGAGCCGCATCGTGTCGGTGACGCAGAAGGCGGCGGCGGGCGCCAAGCGCATCTTCGATATCCTGGACCATGTGTCCAGCGTGCCGGAACCGCGCAACCCGGTGCCGGTGGGTCGCCTGCGCGGCCGCATCGAACTGCGCGACGTGGGATTCCGCTATGGCAACCGGTCGGTCATGCACGGGCTGGACCTGTCCATCGAGCCCGGCACGATGGTGGGGCTGGTGGGCCACAGCGGTTCGGGCAAGAGCACGCTGATCAACCTGATCTGCCGCTTCTACGACGTGACCGAGGGTGCCATCCTGGTGGACGGCATCGACATCCGCACCATGAGCATCGCGCAGTACCGGCGCAACATCGGCCTGGTGCTGCAGGAGCCTTTCCTGTTCTTCGGCACGATCGCCGAGAACATCGCCTATGGCAAGCCCGAGGCGACGCGCGAGGAGATCGTCGCGGCGGCGCGGGCAGCGCACGCGCACGAGTTCATCCTGCGGCTGCCGCACGGCTACGATTCGCTGGTCGGCGAACGCGGGCAGGCCTTGTCCGGCGGCGAGCGCCAGCGCATTTCCATCGCGCGGGCGCTACTGATCGACCCGCGCATCCTGATCCTGGACGAGGCCACCTCGTCGGTGGATACCGCCACCGAAAAGGAAATCCAGAAAGCCCTGGACAATCTGGTGCGCGGCCGCACGACCATCGCCATCGCGCACCGGCTAAGCACGCTGCGCAAGGCGGACCGGCTGGTGGTCCTGGATCGCGGCCGCATCGTCGAGCAAGGCAATCACGAGCAGCTGATGGCGGCGGGCGGCGCGTATCACGCGCTTTACCAGGCGCAGGCCCGGCAGGCCGAGGCCGACGCGGAAGCACGTTCCAGCGAGGAGGATGACGATGACGACCTCGTCGCCGAAACCTGA